One Parageobacillus sp. KH3-4 genomic region harbors:
- a CDS encoding lactate racemase domain-containing protein, with protein MEIINDLLKGVPIPKMIKIRQHFHAPEIADVPKAIHESIQQANVLHRISPGDRVAIAVGSRGVADIPMITREVVNAVKQVGGNPFIVPAMGSHGGATAEGQKEVLIHLGVTEEFVGAPICSSMEVVEVGRLDNGLPVYTDKLAYEADKIIVINRVKPHTAFRGPVESGLMKMITIGLGKQKGAEAAHKYSFKYMSKHVVEMAKIVIRKAPVIFGVAVLENAYDRPAKIVAVPAEHFETVEPELLLEAKALMPRIMFSPIDVLVVDEIGKDISGDGMDPNITGRYATPYATGGPEVTRIVVLSLSEKTQGNANGIGLADITTNKVKEQIVWEKGYANALTSTVVSVVKLPMCLETEELAVKAAIKTCNAFDMNRVRMVRIKNTLALRDIWISESLLDEARQMKDIEILSEPFEMDFSIT; from the coding sequence ATGGAAATCATTAATGATCTGCTCAAAGGTGTACCGATTCCGAAAATGATAAAGATTAGGCAACATTTTCATGCTCCTGAAATTGCAGATGTTCCTAAAGCAATCCATGAGAGTATCCAGCAGGCCAATGTTCTCCATAGAATTTCCCCTGGCGATCGCGTGGCAATTGCTGTAGGAAGCCGTGGCGTGGCAGATATACCAATGATTACTCGAGAAGTCGTGAACGCTGTTAAACAGGTAGGTGGAAATCCTTTCATTGTACCGGCAATGGGTAGTCACGGTGGGGCAACTGCTGAGGGACAGAAAGAGGTACTAATACATTTGGGAGTTACAGAGGAGTTTGTAGGTGCGCCTATTTGTTCTAGTATGGAGGTAGTAGAAGTAGGAAGGTTAGATAATGGCCTTCCAGTTTATACAGATAAACTTGCATATGAGGCAGATAAAATCATTGTCATAAATAGGGTTAAACCACATACAGCTTTTCGGGGCCCGGTTGAAAGCGGATTAATGAAAATGATAACAATTGGTCTCGGTAAGCAAAAAGGTGCCGAAGCGGCCCATAAATATAGCTTTAAGTATATGAGTAAACATGTTGTTGAAATGGCAAAAATAGTTATTCGCAAGGCACCGGTTATTTTTGGTGTAGCTGTTTTGGAAAATGCGTATGATCGCCCTGCCAAAATTGTTGCGGTCCCAGCCGAGCATTTCGAAACAGTGGAGCCTGAACTGCTGCTAGAGGCAAAAGCATTGATGCCAAGAATTATGTTTAGCCCAATTGATGTGCTTGTAGTAGATGAAATAGGGAAGGATATTTCAGGAGATGGAATGGATCCAAATATTACAGGCAGGTACGCTACTCCCTATGCAACCGGCGGCCCGGAAGTGACACGTATCGTAGTGTTAAGTTTATCTGAAAAAACACAGGGCAACGCCAATGGCATTGGCCTCGCTGATATTACAACAAATAAAGTTAAGGAACAAATCGTATGGGAAAAAGGATACGCCAATGCTTTAACAAGCACGGTGGTCTCTGTAGTAAAACTACCAATGTGTTTAGAAACAGAAGAGTTAGCAGTGAAAGCAGCGATCAAAACCTGCAATGCTTTTGATATGAACAGAGTCAGAATGGTCAGAATAAAAAATACGCTGGCACTTAGGGATATTTGGATTTCTGAGAGCCTCTTAGATGAAGCCAGACAAATGAAGGATATAGAGATTTTATCGGAACCTTTCGAAATGGATTTTTCAATCACTTAG
- a CDS encoding TRAP transporter substrate-binding protein, whose translation MKKIVAVRKVIIGFLSIGLLFLSACSSNATQGGIKPKGIQERVIKAGIGLNEDHPEGQGLLKFKEIVEKQSGGKLKVQTYFSASLGDDLKMTEALQGGTQEITIPSTSPLVGIIKEFGILDFPFLFNTAEEADEILDGPIGKKLLEKLPDHELVGLAYWENGFRHVTNSKHPINTTDDLKGLKLRTMQNQVHIDAFKKLGANPTPMAFSEVFTALESKTVDGQENPLATIKSNKYYEVQDYLSLTKHVYTPFVFLVSKKFWDSLSPEEQKILRDAAVEAGKYQRELSRQEDKKALEELKKTGIKINEVSDEQRQKMAEDIKPVIDKYAKEFGEDLVNEMYNELEKIRK comes from the coding sequence ATGAAAAAAATAGTTGCGGTTAGGAAGGTAATCATTGGTTTCCTATCAATAGGATTACTTTTTCTAAGTGCTTGTAGTTCTAATGCAACCCAAGGAGGAATAAAACCTAAAGGAATTCAAGAAAGGGTTATTAAGGCGGGAATTGGATTAAATGAGGATCACCCAGAAGGACAAGGGCTTCTCAAATTCAAGGAAATAGTAGAGAAACAAAGCGGGGGAAAATTGAAAGTCCAGACGTATTTTAGCGCATCTTTAGGCGATGATTTAAAAATGACGGAGGCACTTCAAGGTGGCACACAAGAAATTACGATTCCATCAACTTCCCCATTAGTCGGGATAATTAAAGAGTTTGGCATATTGGATTTTCCGTTTCTTTTTAATACTGCAGAAGAAGCAGACGAGATTTTAGATGGACCTATAGGCAAAAAATTGCTAGAAAAGCTTCCTGATCATGAACTGGTTGGCCTTGCTTATTGGGAAAATGGATTCCGCCATGTAACAAATAGTAAGCATCCAATCAACACAACAGATGATCTTAAAGGTTTAAAATTGCGGACAATGCAAAATCAAGTGCATATTGATGCATTTAAAAAACTTGGTGCTAACCCAACACCAATGGCTTTTTCAGAAGTTTTCACAGCCCTTGAAAGCAAAACAGTTGATGGTCAGGAAAATCCATTGGCGACGATTAAATCCAATAAATATTATGAAGTACAAGATTATTTGAGCCTTACTAAGCATGTTTACACACCATTTGTTTTCTTAGTTAGCAAAAAATTTTGGGATAGCTTATCGCCAGAAGAACAGAAGATTCTGCGGGATGCAGCTGTGGAAGCTGGCAAGTATCAACGGGAGCTTAGTCGTCAAGAAGATAAAAAGGCATTAGAAGAGTTAAAGAAAACCGGTATCAAAATTAATGAAGTGAGTGATGAACAACGGCAAAAGATGGCAGAAGACATTAAGCCTGTGATCGATAAATATGCTAAAGAATTTGGAGAAGATCTTGTAAATGAGATGTATAATGAATTAGAAAAAATTAGAAAATGA
- a CDS encoding dihydroxy-acid dehydratase — translation MPAVKYPYVKSKVNPYHDNVQGKANEPICVAGLLDRSKQILGPELKGMQPDWTLEEIYDRLHHNAPRIAIIGGSADHPAHIMDFQTIARAAIRIWQNGGVPFQFSTPVMCDGTAQSNQGMSYSLQSRNAVAQMIVNQMEAHSYHGAFVIQGCDKQPLGVVSALAHLDRVRRERGEAPFFATFAPAHVLKGGTIPPRLYAELEEVARHAESIGEEDIAYDLRDALSYILQCSSNTAFQGVLERAREKGIITIEQHEDYEKRLAVATCDSQGGVCAFNGTGNSSRHLIAGLGLIHPALELLTAPPTQEQINAALDSLVHLINNPIYGVTNIMATNIKNAIRIHSATGGSTNIMMHIVAAMLYGGYQFDLWEYDKIHHEVPIPDLFDYSLTQGRDIYALAIQCCSGKIRGMETVFHELMNNGVPMDIDAPTVTGTTWRERLSVKKDQLPAENIKNNPIILSKPKRPFSGVDVLSGNFFESAVVKMSGMSTRQIDEFDKKIAFVLYYENEDDANEGLLDVNLLEKLKLNRSFNDKSLIAVLKHNSPHLFDSLKDKEYDELFDTMVKEGALKIAVVISGQGPEAFGMPEMFTPMQHINANRQLKRIATLISDGRYSGVTYGAAIGHMTPEAIKGGGILYLKTGDLLYIGLRERKIQFLNASAFQDGKLLFEFESIKQERKEIAKNRLENMRKRQRRIAASNRLIGHTDAANGVVPFYVAEEAVYDYKKDVFFPSLRGSK, via the coding sequence ATGCCGGCGGTTAAATATCCATATGTGAAGAGCAAAGTCAATCCGTATCACGACAACGTGCAGGGAAAAGCAAACGAACCTATATGTGTGGCAGGCCTGCTTGATCGTTCTAAACAGATCCTTGGTCCCGAATTAAAAGGAATGCAGCCAGATTGGACGTTGGAAGAAATATATGACCGATTACATCATAATGCTCCTAGAATTGCGATTATAGGAGGATCCGCTGATCACCCTGCCCATATTATGGATTTTCAAACGATCGCTCGAGCCGCCATTCGCATTTGGCAAAATGGAGGAGTTCCGTTTCAATTTTCGACGCCGGTAATGTGCGACGGGACGGCACAGAGCAACCAAGGAATGAGTTATTCCTTACAAAGCCGAAATGCTGTCGCGCAGATGATTGTTAATCAGATGGAAGCACATAGCTATCATGGGGCTTTTGTCATTCAAGGTTGCGATAAACAACCGCTTGGGGTTGTCAGCGCTCTGGCACATCTTGATCGTGTTCGCAGGGAAAGAGGCGAAGCTCCTTTCTTTGCCACTTTTGCTCCGGCGCATGTTTTAAAAGGAGGAACCATTCCCCCGCGCTTATATGCTGAATTAGAAGAAGTTGCCCGGCATGCCGAGTCAATAGGGGAGGAAGATATTGCATACGATTTGCGCGATGCACTTTCATATATTTTGCAATGTTCATCAAACACTGCATTCCAAGGTGTATTGGAAAGAGCAAGAGAAAAAGGGATTATTACAATAGAACAACATGAAGATTATGAAAAACGTTTAGCAGTAGCAACTTGCGATAGTCAGGGTGGGGTGTGCGCATTTAACGGAACTGGCAATAGTTCCAGACATCTCATAGCAGGTTTGGGACTGATTCATCCCGCACTGGAGCTTTTAACTGCTCCACCTACACAGGAACAGATAAACGCTGCACTGGATAGCTTGGTGCATTTGATCAATAACCCAATATATGGAGTTACTAATATAATGGCTACGAATATTAAAAACGCCATTAGAATTCATAGTGCCACTGGCGGATCTACCAATATTATGATGCATATTGTCGCTGCAATGCTTTATGGAGGGTATCAATTTGATTTATGGGAATACGATAAAATTCATCATGAAGTGCCGATTCCGGATTTATTTGACTACAGTTTAACACAAGGAAGAGATATCTACGCTTTAGCCATTCAGTGCTGCAGTGGGAAAATAAGAGGAATGGAAACCGTATTTCATGAGTTGATGAATAACGGAGTTCCAATGGACATTGATGCGCCGACGGTTACGGGAACGACATGGAGAGAAAGACTTTCTGTGAAGAAAGATCAATTGCCAGCCGAAAATATCAAAAATAATCCAATTATTCTCTCTAAACCAAAACGGCCATTTAGCGGTGTTGATGTTTTATCAGGAAATTTTTTTGAAAGCGCAGTAGTAAAAATGAGCGGAATGTCAACAAGACAAATTGATGAGTTCGATAAGAAAATTGCATTTGTTCTATATTATGAAAATGAAGATGATGCAAATGAAGGGCTTCTAGATGTTAATCTGTTAGAAAAACTGAAGTTAAATCGTAGTTTTAATGATAAAAGCTTGATCGCTGTATTAAAACATAATTCCCCGCATCTATTTGATTCGTTAAAAGACAAGGAATATGATGAATTATTCGATACGATGGTGAAAGAAGGCGCGCTAAAAATAGCTGTCGTTATATCCGGTCAAGGGCCAGAGGCGTTTGGTATGCCGGAAATGTTTACACCAATGCAACATATTAATGCGAACAGACAGTTAAAGCGTATTGCTACTCTCATCAGCGATGGACGCTATTCAGGTGTAACATACGGGGCGGCTATTGGTCACATGACTCCTGAGGCAATTAAGGGTGGAGGCATACTCTATTTGAAAACAGGAGATCTTCTATATATTGGCCTTCGGGAACGGAAAATTCAGTTTTTAAATGCAAGTGCTTTTCAAGACGGTAAACTTTTATTTGAATTTGAGAGTATTAAACAGGAAAGAAAAGAGATTGCAAAAAACAGACTAGAAAATATGCGCAAACGTCAACGGCGTATTGCAGCCAGCAATCGTTTAATTGGGCATACGGATGCTGCAAACGGGGTAGTGCCTTTCTATGTAGCCGAGGAAGCAGTATACGATTATAAAAAAGATGTTTTCTTCCCTAGTTTGCGGGGAAGCAAATAG
- a CDS encoding TRAP transporter substrate-binding protein: MKKISVLLFAFSVLIFVILSGCSAEKQTVQGDEKNKGAKVIKVANYFAEDHPQNIALKEKFKKIVEEKSGGTLKVQIYPNSTLGAEKEFYDGVRNGTIEMGIPGLIMQNDIPKMGVPEWPFLFKDFEHVKKVLNGPIGKEIAADLEKQHGVHPLAWSANGFRMFSANKAIDSMDDFKGLRIRMPNIPNYITIGKLLGANVTPMPISEVFTALEQKVVDGQDNPIATLRASGWYEVQNDVLESKHMFSPNIYIINSNFWNSLTKEQQKIIEEAAKESANYEFELMEKSYEKDKKFLEQHGIKFTTPSSEFTKQMQEAVQPLYDELFQKYDWAKDLYERIKAEAE, encoded by the coding sequence ATGAAAAAAATTAGCGTACTCCTTTTCGCATTTTCCGTCCTAATTTTCGTTATTTTATCGGGCTGTAGCGCTGAAAAGCAAACAGTACAGGGAGACGAAAAAAATAAAGGAGCTAAGGTGATTAAAGTAGCAAACTATTTTGCGGAAGATCATCCACAAAATATTGCTTTGAAGGAAAAATTCAAAAAAATAGTTGAAGAAAAGTCAGGTGGAACCCTTAAAGTACAGATTTATCCCAATAGTACTCTAGGAGCTGAAAAGGAATTTTATGATGGTGTTCGTAACGGCACCATTGAAATGGGGATTCCTGGATTGATTATGCAAAATGATATTCCAAAAATGGGAGTACCAGAGTGGCCGTTTTTATTTAAAGACTTCGAACACGTCAAAAAAGTATTAAATGGGCCGATTGGGAAAGAAATTGCGGCAGATCTTGAAAAACAGCATGGCGTTCACCCGTTAGCATGGAGTGCAAATGGATTTAGAATGTTTTCAGCTAATAAAGCAATAGACTCGATGGATGACTTTAAGGGGCTACGCATTAGAATGCCTAATATCCCTAACTACATTACCATTGGAAAATTGCTCGGAGCAAATGTTACGCCAATGCCAATATCAGAAGTTTTTACGGCACTGGAGCAAAAAGTGGTTGATGGACAGGATAATCCTATTGCTACATTACGTGCTTCAGGATGGTATGAGGTTCAAAATGATGTGCTGGAGTCAAAACATATGTTTAGCCCGAATATTTATATAATTAACAGTAATTTTTGGAATAGTTTAACTAAAGAGCAACAAAAAATTATTGAGGAAGCTGCAAAAGAATCAGCCAATTACGAATTTGAGCTTATGGAAAAGAGTTATGAAAAAGACAAAAAATTTTTAGAGCAACACGGAATTAAGTTTACAACACCAAGTTCGGAATTTACTAAACAAATGCAAGAAGCTGTACAACCATTATATGATGAACTTTTCCAAAAATATGACTGGGCGAAAGATTTGTATGAAAGAATAAAAGCGGAAGCAGAATAA
- a CDS encoding transporter substrate-binding domain-containing protein: MKRKTIWKMWITLALTALLSITALAGCSSESSTTNNGDGTKSTETSAGTNTLEKIKKRGKLIVGVKYDLNLFGLKNPETGKVEGFDIDIAKGLAKKILGDENKIELKEVTSKTRIPMLNNGEIDAIIATMTITEERKKEVDFSDVYFMAGQSLLVKKDSKINSVKDLKKGMTVLTAKGSTSAQNIRKVAPQVNVLEFENYAEAFTALKAGQGDALTTDNALLWGMAKQDPNYRVLDETFTEEPYGIAVRKGDTEFLKVINEYLKEIKENGEYDKIYEKWIGKKPQQ, encoded by the coding sequence ATGAAAAGAAAAACGATTTGGAAAATGTGGATTACGCTCGCGCTTACCGCTCTATTGAGCATTACTGCATTAGCCGGATGCAGCAGCGAATCATCAACGACCAACAATGGGGACGGAACAAAATCGACGGAAACGTCAGCCGGAACGAACACGTTAGAGAAAATAAAAAAACGCGGCAAACTGATTGTCGGTGTCAAATATGACTTAAACTTGTTCGGTCTAAAAAATCCAGAAACCGGAAAAGTGGAAGGGTTTGATATCGATATCGCCAAAGGATTGGCGAAAAAAATTCTTGGTGACGAAAATAAAATTGAATTAAAAGAAGTAACATCCAAAACGCGGATTCCAATGCTGAATAACGGCGAAATCGACGCGATTATCGCGACAATGACCATCACCGAAGAGCGGAAAAAAGAAGTCGATTTCTCCGATGTGTATTTCATGGCCGGCCAATCGTTGCTTGTCAAAAAAGACAGCAAGATCAACAGCGTGAAAGACTTGAAAAAAGGAATGACCGTACTGACGGCAAAAGGTTCTACTTCCGCGCAAAACATCCGCAAAGTAGCGCCGCAAGTAAATGTATTAGAATTTGAAAACTACGCCGAAGCGTTCACGGCGCTAAAAGCAGGGCAAGGCGATGCCCTCACGACAGATAACGCTTTGCTTTGGGGGATGGCAAAACAAGATCCAAACTACCGCGTTCTTGACGAAACGTTTACCGAAGAACCATACGGCATCGCCGTCCGCAAAGGGGACACAGAATTTTTGAAAGTCATTAACGAGTACTTAAAGGAAATTAAAGAAAACGGCGAATATGACAAAATTTATGAAAAATGGATTGGGAAAAAACCGCAACAATAA
- a CDS encoding amino acid ABC transporter permease: MLRYSILFDHWDMYMQGFANTLKASVLALIGSLIIGIIIAIFRIAPIRPLNWLGAAYVEFIRNIPLVLIVFVFFVGLPAVGIRFDPFTAGTLGLMVYTAAFIAEVIRSGILAVPKGQTEAARSSGLTYLQTMRYIILPQAIKMVIPPLGNQFINLVKNSSVLGVIAGLDLMYFGDLISSETFVTFDVYIFVALFYLVLTIPLSLGVGYLERRLAKSR, encoded by the coding sequence ATGTTAAGATATTCGATTTTGTTCGATCATTGGGATATGTACATGCAAGGGTTTGCCAATACGTTAAAAGCAAGCGTCCTCGCTCTTATTGGAAGTTTAATTATTGGCATCATTATCGCTATTTTCCGGATTGCCCCGATCCGTCCGCTAAACTGGCTTGGAGCGGCCTATGTCGAATTCATCCGCAACATTCCGCTCGTTTTAATCGTCTTTGTCTTTTTTGTCGGTCTGCCCGCCGTCGGTATCCGCTTTGATCCGTTTACTGCAGGCACGTTAGGCTTGATGGTGTACACCGCCGCATTTATCGCCGAAGTCATCCGATCGGGAATCCTCGCTGTTCCAAAAGGGCAAACGGAGGCAGCGCGCTCATCCGGATTGACATATTTGCAGACAATGCGCTATATCATCTTGCCGCAGGCAATCAAAATGGTTATTCCGCCGCTTGGCAACCAATTTATTAATCTTGTAAAAAACTCGTCCGTTTTAGGCGTCATTGCCGGACTTGACCTCATGTATTTTGGTGATTTAATCTCGTCGGAAACGTTTGTTACATTTGACGTTTACATTTTCGTCGCACTGTTTTACCTTGTACTAACAATACCGCTAAGCCTTGGCGTTGGATATTTGGAACGCCGCTTGGCGAAAAGCCGATAA
- a CDS encoding aldo/keto reductase family protein translates to MKYRKLGRTGLKVSEISLGSWLTYGNSVEKETAIRVIDKAYELGINSFDTANVYAKGEAEKIVGEALRKYPRESYVLATKVYWPMGDGPNDRGLSRKHVFEQLHASLKRLQLDYVDIYYCHRYDKETPIDETLRTIDDLVRQGKVLYVGVSEWTAQQIQEALGTADKYLLDRIVVNQPQYNMFHRYIEKEIIPVCEQNGISQIVFSPLAQGVLTGKYKRGQKAPEGSRASDPKSNMFINDLLKEEILVKVEQLEKVAAELGITLSQLALAWVLRQPNVASALIGASRPEQVEENVKAVDVQLTEDVLEKIEQILA, encoded by the coding sequence ATGAAATATCGGAAGCTTGGGAGAACAGGGTTAAAAGTGAGTGAAATTAGTTTAGGCAGCTGGCTTACATACGGCAATTCGGTTGAAAAAGAAACGGCGATCCGTGTCATTGATAAAGCGTATGAGTTGGGAATCAACTCGTTTGACACGGCAAATGTGTACGCTAAAGGGGAAGCGGAAAAAATCGTCGGCGAAGCATTGCGCAAGTATCCGCGCGAATCGTATGTATTGGCGACGAAAGTGTATTGGCCGATGGGGGATGGCCCAAACGACCGAGGCTTGTCGCGAAAACATGTGTTTGAGCAGCTTCACGCCAGCTTGAAGCGTCTACAGTTAGATTACGTCGATATTTATTATTGCCACCGCTATGATAAGGAAACGCCAATTGATGAAACATTGCGCACGATTGATGACCTTGTCCGTCAAGGAAAAGTATTGTATGTCGGCGTCAGTGAATGGACGGCCCAGCAAATCCAAGAGGCGCTTGGCACGGCCGATAAATATTTACTGGACCGCATCGTCGTCAACCAGCCGCAATATAACATGTTCCACCGTTACATTGAGAAAGAAATCATTCCGGTCTGCGAACAAAACGGCATTAGCCAAATCGTCTTCTCGCCGCTGGCGCAAGGGGTGCTGACCGGAAAATATAAACGGGGGCAAAAAGCGCCGGAAGGAAGTCGGGCGAGCGATCCGAAATCGAATATGTTTATCAACGACTTACTAAAAGAGGAAATTCTCGTCAAAGTAGAGCAATTGGAAAAGGTAGCCGCCGAACTCGGCATCACCCTTTCCCAATTGGCGCTCGCGTGGGTATTGCGCCAACCGAATGTCGCAAGCGCGTTAATTGGCGCAAGCCGGCCGGAACAAGTGGAAGAAAACGTCAAAGCCGTGGACGTTCAATTAACGGAAGATGTGCTTGAGAAAATCGAGCAAATTCTTGCATAG
- a CDS encoding amino acid ABC transporter ATP-binding protein, whose amino-acid sequence MIYFHQVNKYYGDFHVLKDINLTIHQGEVVVIIGPSGSGKSTLVRCINRLETITSGELIVDNVKVNDKNIDINQLRRNIGMVFQHFNLYPHMTVLQNITLAPMKVLRIPEKEAKETAMYYLEKVGIPDKANAYPSELSGGQQQRVAIARGLAMKPKIMLFDEPTSALDPETIGEVLDVMKQLAKEGMTMVVVTHEMGFAREVADRIVFMDQGRILEEAPPEEFFSNPKEERAKVFLRRILNH is encoded by the coding sequence TTGATTTATTTTCATCAAGTGAACAAATATTATGGAGATTTCCACGTGCTGAAAGATATTAACTTAACCATTCATCAAGGGGAAGTCGTCGTAATTATTGGCCCGTCCGGTTCTGGAAAAAGCACGTTAGTTCGTTGCATCAACCGCTTAGAAACGATTACAAGCGGGGAATTAATCGTCGATAACGTCAAAGTCAACGACAAAAACATCGACATCAACCAGCTGCGGCGCAATATCGGCATGGTATTCCAACATTTTAATTTATACCCTCATATGACCGTATTGCAAAACATTACGCTGGCGCCGATGAAAGTGCTTCGCATTCCGGAGAAAGAAGCGAAAGAAACGGCAATGTACTACTTAGAGAAAGTAGGAATCCCGGACAAAGCCAACGCCTATCCGTCCGAATTGTCAGGCGGTCAGCAGCAGCGCGTCGCGATCGCCAGAGGATTGGCGATGAAGCCGAAAATCATGTTATTTGACGAGCCGACATCGGCGCTTGACCCGGAAACGATCGGCGAAGTGCTCGACGTCATGAAACAATTGGCAAAAGAAGGAATGACAATGGTTGTCGTTACGCACGAAATGGGATTTGCCCGTGAAGTCGCAGATCGCATCGTCTTTATGGATCAAGGGCGCATTTTGGAAGAAGCTCCGCCGGAAGAATTTTTCTCCAACCCGAAAGAAGAGCGGGCCAAAGTATTTTTGCGCCGCATTCTCAACCATTAA
- a CDS encoding TRAP transporter large permease subunit — protein MALAVFVGSLIGVMALGMPIAFALLVSGVALMFYLDIFDTQIIAQNLIDGADNFSMLAIPFFILAGELMNAGGISNRIIHFALSLVGHIRGGLGYVAIIASVLFAGLSGSAVADTAALGAILIPMMVKAGYDRNRSTGLIAAGGIIAPIIPPSIPMIIFGVTSGLSITKLFMAGIIPGLLIGLCLVVCWWFMVRKDEVEVFPRKSVKEILSATRQAIWALLLPAIIVGGLRGGIFTPTEAAVVAAFYALFVGMFIYRELKIQDLFKVLVASAKATSMVMFLVAAAMVSAWLITVANIPSIVTDMLGPFVENKLLLLLVINALVLLVGTAMDLTPTILILTPVLMPIIEKAGIDPVYFGVLFVLNNCIGLLTPPVGTVLNVACGVGKIGMEDIMKGIWPFLLAETLVLILLILFPSIVTVPLQWFTSM, from the coding sequence ATGGCATTGGCTGTTTTTGTTGGTTCGTTAATCGGTGTCATGGCGTTAGGGATGCCTATTGCTTTTGCGCTTTTAGTAAGTGGTGTTGCTCTGATGTTTTATCTCGATATTTTCGATACTCAGATTATCGCGCAAAACCTCATTGACGGGGCTGACAATTTTTCTATGCTGGCGATCCCTTTTTTCATTCTTGCGGGAGAATTGATGAATGCCGGTGGGATTTCCAATCGAATTATTCACTTTGCCCTGTCTCTCGTTGGTCATATTCGTGGAGGGTTGGGGTATGTAGCGATCATTGCCAGCGTTCTTTTTGCAGGTTTATCCGGTTCAGCAGTAGCGGATACAGCAGCTCTCGGTGCGATTCTCATTCCAATGATGGTTAAAGCCGGATATGACCGAAACCGATCTACCGGTCTTATTGCGGCTGGCGGTATTATTGCGCCGATCATTCCTCCGAGCATACCGATGATTATTTTTGGGGTAACGAGCGGTTTATCGATTACTAAATTATTTATGGCAGGGATCATTCCGGGTCTTCTCATTGGCTTATGTTTGGTAGTATGTTGGTGGTTTATGGTAAGAAAAGATGAGGTAGAAGTTTTTCCACGCAAATCTGTAAAAGAAATACTATCAGCTACCCGTCAAGCCATTTGGGCGCTTCTATTACCTGCTATTATTGTTGGAGGGCTTCGTGGGGGGATCTTTACTCCTACAGAAGCAGCTGTCGTGGCCGCGTTCTATGCATTATTTGTCGGTATGTTCATTTATCGTGAATTGAAAATACAAGATTTGTTTAAGGTGCTAGTAGCCTCTGCAAAGGCAACAAGTATGGTAATGTTCCTTGTTGCAGCAGCTATGGTATCAGCATGGTTGATCACGGTTGCCAATATCCCGTCAATCGTAACGGATATGCTCGGACCGTTCGTCGAGAATAAGTTGCTGCTTCTGCTGGTGATTAATGCATTAGTTCTATTAGTTGGTACTGCCATGGATTTGACACCTACTATTCTCATTCTTACTCCTGTTTTAATGCCTATTATCGAAAAAGCTGGAATTGATCCGGTGTACTTTGGGGTACTTTTTGTACTCAATAACTGCATTGGATTACTGACTCCTCCAGTTGGCACAGTATTAAATGTAGCTTGTGGGGTAGGAAAAATAGGGATGGAGGACATTATGAAAGGGATATGGCCTTTCTTACTGGCGGAAACTCTTGTTCTTATATTGCTTATTCTGTTTCCGTCTATTGTTACTGTTCCACTTCAATGGTTTACGAGCATGTAA
- a CDS encoding TRAP transporter small permease: protein MKKLGKLTNSILNVLMALTLAMMSILVFGNVVLRYVFNSGITWSEEMSRFLFIWMVFLGAIGALRDNDHLGVDILLKKLPLGAKRVVFILGNLIVLYVLWLLLDGSWKITISNLHSTAPATGLPLAYVYGIGIIVSIGMGIIVLFNIYRALFQINALEELTRMKESEDEIIQAVHEEITESHYGQKQGAAGGER, encoded by the coding sequence TTGAAGAAACTTGGCAAACTAACAAATAGTATTTTAAACGTCTTGATGGCATTGACGCTTGCTATGATGTCTATTTTGGTATTCGGCAATGTTGTCTTGCGTTACGTATTTAACTCGGGCATAACCTGGTCTGAAGAAATGTCTCGTTTTCTATTTATTTGGATGGTATTTTTAGGAGCAATTGGTGCTCTGAGAGATAACGACCACTTGGGAGTGGATATACTTCTTAAGAAATTGCCGTTGGGTGCTAAGCGAGTTGTCTTTATTCTCGGTAATTTAATCGTTCTTTATGTGCTATGGTTACTTCTTGATGGAAGTTGGAAGATAACTATAAGTAACTTGCATAGTACGGCACCTGCAACGGGCTTGCCATTAGCTTATGTTTACGGAATTGGAATCATCGTGAGTATCGGAATGGGAATCATTGTATTGTTTAATATTTATCGAGCCTTATTTCAAATAAATGCGCTAGAAGAGCTTACACGAATGAAGGAATCGGAAGATGAAATCATACAAGCAGTTCATGAAGAAATCACGGAATCGCACTACGGTCAAAAACAGGGTGCAGCTGGAGGTGAGAGGTAG